From Triticum urartu cultivar G1812 chromosome 2, Tu2.1, whole genome shotgun sequence, a single genomic window includes:
- the LOC125534372 gene encoding FK506-binding protein 5-like, whose product MDQHQELEVDVEGEPTDQRKEEEADADAGKPEEPTDQRKEEEAEREEGDNLKEPTDQRKEDKPDGLTEQHKAEAVAVAVVVAEVDKSEELTDQRKAGAVVEVEVDKFEELTDQRKEEAAEDKDKDKGTERSSSEESPSLFVHPCSLLLRYLVRAYAWCMGMADWFGGGGTRPSAAPAASLNSSREEAGEAAGVRTREISSSKTTDRGFYVREMIVSMWAVRRPRPPGNPREGRGGGGGSHN is encoded by the exons ATGGACCAGCACCAGGAGCTGGAGGTGGATGTGGAGGGAGAGCCAACGGATCAGcgcaaggaggaggaggcggacgcGGACGCGGGCAAGCCTGAAGAGCCGACGGATCAGcgcaaggaggaggaggcggagcggGAGGAGGGAGACAACCTCAAAGAGCCAACGGATCAGCGCAAGGAGGACAAGCCTGACGGGCTGACGGAGCAGCACAAGGCGGAGGCGGTGGCGGTtgcggtggtggtggcggaggtgGACAAGTCTGAAGAGCTGACGGACCAGCGCAAGGCGGGGGCggtggtggaggtggaggtggacAAGTTTGAAGAGCTCACCGACCAGCGcaaggaggaggcggcggaggacAAGGACAAGGACAAGGGGACGGAGAGGAGCTCCAGCGAAGAGTCGCCGTCGCTCTTCGTGCACCCGTGCTCGCTGCTGCTGCGGTACCTCGTCCGTGCCTACGCCTGGTGCATGGGCATGGCCGACtggttcggcggcggcggcacaaGGCCGAGCGCCGCTCCTGCCGCGTCCCTTAACTCGTCACGGGAAGAAGCAGGCGAGGCGGCGGGCGTCAGGACCAGGGAGATCTCCAGCTCCAAGACCACTGACAGA GGGTTCTACGTGCGGGAGATGATCGTGAGCATGTGGGCGGTGAGGAGGCCGCGGCCGCCCGGCAACCCGAGGGAagggcgcggcggcggtggaggaagCCACAACTAG